A stretch of Triticum aestivum cultivar Chinese Spring chromosome 1D, IWGSC CS RefSeq v2.1, whole genome shotgun sequence DNA encodes these proteins:
- the LOC123162279 gene encoding putative 12-oxophytodienoate reductase 5, whose product MAGEDGETVTVAAAAIPLLTPYRTGGGELELAHRVVLAPLTRQRSPGNLPQPHAAVYYAQRATAGGMLITEATGVSAAAQGHRPTPGVWAGEQVEAWRPVVDAVHAKGAVVFCQLWHVGRVVGKLRPDGARAETPQPVSSTGRPIATPRMNDGVEEEFATPRRLDVAGIAGVVDDFRRAARNAVDAGFDGVEIHGAHGYLVEQFLKDSANDRDDEYGGSLENRCRFALEVVTAVAEEIGGRRLGVRLSPFADYMDCHDSDPHALALHMATKLKGIPEGILYLHMMEPRMARADGRRVVPKRLRPYRDAFGGAFIAAGGYDREEGNKVVREGYTDLVAFGRLFLANPDLPKRFELDAELNGYDRATFYTSDPVVGYTDYPFLG is encoded by the exons ATGGCTGGAGAAGATGGTGAGACGgtcacggtggcggcggcggcgatccctCTGCTGACGCCGTACAGGACGGGCGGCGGCGAGCTGGAGCTGGCGCACAGGGTGGTGCTGGCGCCGCTGACGAGGCAGCGCTCCCCGGGGAACCTCCCGCAGCCGCACGCCGCCGTCTACTACGCGCAGCGCGCCACCGCCGGCGGGATGCTGATCACGGAGGCCACGGGCGTGTCCGCCGCGGCGCAGGGCCACCGGCCCACCCCGGGCGTCTGGGCGGGCGAGCAGGTGGAGGCGTGGCGGCCCGTCGTCGACGCCGTGCACGCCAAGGGCGCGGTGGTCTTCTGCCAGCTCTGGCACGTCGGGCGCGTCGTGGGCAAGCTCCGGCCGGACGGCGCGCGGGCAGAGACGCCGCAGCCGGTGTCCAGCACCGGCAGGCCGATCGCCACCCCGCGGATGAACGACGGCGTCGAGGAGGAGTTCGCGACGCCCAGGAGGCTGGATGTGGCGGGGATCGCCGGCGTCGTCGACGACTTCAGGAGGGCCGCCAGGAACGCCGTCGACGCCG GGTTCGACGGCGTGGAGATCCACGGCGCGCACGGCTACCTCGTGGAGCAGTTCCTCAAGGACAGCGCCAACGACCGCGACGACGAGTACGGCGGCAGCCTCGAGAACCGGTGCCGCTTCGCGCTCGAGGTGGTCACCGCCGTGGCTGAGGAGATCGGGGGCCGCCGCTTAGGCGTCCGCCTCTCACCCTTTGCCGACTACATGGACTGCCACGACTCCGACCCGCACGCCCTCGCGCTCCACATGGCCACCAAGCTCAAAGGCATCCCCGAAGGAATCCTCTACCTCCACATGATGGAGCCAAGGATGGCACGCGCCGATGGTCGGCGGGTGGTACCGAAGCGGTTGCGGCCGTACCGGGATGCGTTCGGGGGGGCATTCATCGCCGCTGGTGGGTATGACCGGGAGGAGGGGAATAAGGTGGTCAGAGAGGGGTACACCGACCTAGTGGCATTTGGGCGGCTTTTCCTAGCAAACCCGGACCTTCCGAAGAGGTTTGAGCTTGACGCAGAGCTCAACGGGTACGACAGGGCCACCTTCTACACCTCCGACCCCGTCGTTGGGTACACCGACTATCCATTTTTGGGCTGA
- the LOC123162285 gene encoding putative 12-oxophytodienoate reductase 5, whose product MEPIPLLTPYKMGQFDLAHRVVLAPLTRQRSYGNVPQTHAAVYYSQRATTGGLLIAEATGVSDTAQGYTDTPGIWTAEHVEAWKPIVAAVHAKGALFFCQIWHVGRVSTFELQPGGAAPLSSTEKGVGPQMSFDGHREEFSPPRRLTVEEIPAIVDDFRKAARNAIDAGFDGVEIHGANGYIIEQFLKDSANDRTDEYGGSLENRCRFALEVVDAVVKEVGGRRVGIRLSPFTDYMDCHDSDPHSLALYMSTKLNDHDILYIHMIEPRMAIVDGRRVVPKRLLPYREAFKGTFIANGGYDREEGSKVVTEGYTDLVAFGRLFLSNPDLPKRFEIGAELNKYDRMTFYTSDPVVGYTDYPFLE is encoded by the exons ATGGAGCCCATCCCTCTCCTCACGCCGTACAAGATGGGCCAGTTCGACCTCGCTCACAG GGTGGTGCTAGCGCCGCTGACAAGGCAGCGCTCCTACGGCAACGTGCCGCAGACGCATGCCGCCGTGTACTACTCCCAGCGCGCCACCACCGGTGGGCTGCTCATCGCCGAGGCCACAGGGGTCTCCGACACGGCGCAGGGCTACACCGACACTCCCGGGATCTGGACGGCGGAGCACGTCGAGGCGTGGAAGCCCATCGTTGCCGCCGTGCACGCCAAGGGCGCGCTGTTCTTCTGCCAGATCTGGCACGTCGGACGTGTGTCCACCTTTGAGCTGCAGCCCGGCGGCGCCGCCCCGCTGTCGAGCACCGAGAAGGGGGTGGGCCCACAGATGAGCTTCGACGGGCATCGTGAGGAGTTCTCGCCGCCAAGGAGGCTGACGGTGGAGGAGATACCTGCCATCGTCGACGACTTCCGGAAGGCTGCCAGGAACGCCATCGATGCCG GTTTCGACGGCGTGGAGATCCATGGTGCAAACGGGTACATCATCGAGCAGTTTCTCAAGGATAGCGCCAACGACCGCACAGACGAGTATGGTGGTAGTCTCGAAAACCGGTGTCGTTTCGCTCTCGAGGTGGTCGATGCTGTTGTCAAGGAGGTCGGCGGCCGCCGTGTGGGCATCCGCCTCTCCCCATTCACCGACTACATGGATTGCCACGACTCTGACCCCCACTCCCTTGCACTTTATATGTCCACCAAACTCAACGACCATGACATCCTCTATATCCACATGATCGAGCCTAGGATGGCCATTGTGGACGGACGAAGAGTGGTGCCGAAGCGGCTGCTACCGTACAGAGAAGCGTTCAAAGGGACCTTCATCGCCAATGGTGGATACGACCGTGAGGAAGGGAGCAAGGTGGTCACCGAGGGATACACTGACCTAGTGGCCTTTgggcggctattcctgtcgaacccGGACCTGCCAAAGCGGTTTGAGATCGGCGCAGAGCTGAACAAGTATGACAGAATGACCTTCTACACCTCAGACCCCGTCGTCGGCTACACCGACTACCCCTTCCTTGAATAA
- the LOC123179835 gene encoding ras-related protein RABA2a yields the protein MAGGGGRGRGEEEYDYLFKVVLIGDSGVGKSNLLSRFTRNEFCLESKSTIGVEFATRTLHVEEKIIKAQIWDTAGQERYRAITSAYYRGALGAVLVYDVTKPTTFENISRWLKELRDHADANIRIMLVGNKTDLKDLRAVPADDAGGYAEAEGLSYIETSALEAMNVEEAFQLILGDIYRAVSKKAVASEEDRAGAAGVKEGKTINVAAAADNGGEKKQCCSA from the exons atggcgggcggcggcggtcgggggcgcggggaggaggagtacGACTACCTGTTCAAGGTGGTGCTGATCGGCGACTCCGGGGTGGGGAAATCCAACCTGCTGTCCCGCTTCACCCGCAACGAGTTCTGCCTCGAGTCCAAGTCCACCATCGGCGTCGAGTTCGCCACAAGAACACTCCAC GTGGAGGAGAAGATAATCAAGGCGCAGATCTGGGACACGGCGGGGCAGGAGCGGTACCGGGCCATCACGAGCGCCTACTACCGGGGCGCGCTCGGGGCGGTGCTCGTCTACGACGTCACCAAGCCCACCACCTTCGAGAACATCAGCCGGTGGCTCAAGGAGCTGCGCGACCACGCCGACGCAAACATCCGGATCATGCTCGTCGGCAACAAGACCGACCTCAAGGACCTCCGGGCCGTCCCCGCCGACGACGCGGGGGGATACGCCGAGGCCGAGGGGCTGTCCTACATCGAGACGTCCGCGCTCGAGGCCATGAACGTCGAGGAGGCCTTCCAGCTCATCCTCGGCGACATCTACCGCGCCGTCAGCAAGAAGGCGGTGGCCTCCGAGGAGGACAGGGCAGGGGCCGCCGGGGTCAAGGAAGGTAAGACCAtcaacgtcgccgccgccgctgacaATGGCGGCGAGAAGAAGCAGTGCTGCTCAGCTTAG